In Rhipicephalus microplus isolate Deutch F79 chromosome 9, USDA_Rmic, whole genome shotgun sequence, one genomic interval encodes:
- the LOC142771681 gene encoding uncharacterized protein LOC142771681 has product MALQYRSLTHLERLIEELAVVQLSSSTPSPRMTKTRAYTLTGFTDSLERRRLIFLEPLPDSRVCATCGVVPFQASLLPCGHAFCRFCEEQIRDRETCPVDQYKYDEENVQQVNFPLEDLEQHRVLCGVAGEKCEFVGTVSDMECHLVECVADESECARCRQPVTRSDAVDHYRHCTADLTATSLGQAATCFVPSSVFQKLSAIKEDVEYLRQHLTLSEDWEEGSSDGADVTSSLIDSVVGLVRELLPVGKVTTDQDRVFAPSDSAKLLWTFGPYRGASKAGVFLATCAIETVNARWDSDDNGNDVNVTSEQCTAAGYTFRIRAHFVKYTKQGVRVDFAFFLESGEWDDHIAWPFAKQFSLKLTHPVDASRDVALPAIAADEDSARKPIPGVPNEGYKTDTIEWSRILRHGYIAKNKIYVTVELE; this is encoded by the coding sequence ATGGCACTGCAATACCGAAGCCTGACGCATCTGGAGCGGCTGATTGAAGAACTTGCCGTCGTTCAACTGTCTAGCAGTACGCCCAGCCCTAGGATGACGAAGACACGGGCTTACACGCTGACCGGCTTCACCGACTCTCTGGAGCGGCGACGGCTCATTTTCCTCGAGCCCTTGCCCGACTCGCGAGTGTGTGCCACCTGCGGTGTGGTACCTTTCCAAGCTTCGCTGTTGCCCTGCGGGCACGCCTTCTGCAGGTTCTGCGAAGAACAGATAAGAGACAGAGAGACCTGCCCCGTCGACCAATACAAGTACGACGAAGAGAACGTCCAGCAGGTCAACTTCCCGCTGGAAGACTTGGAACAACATCGTGTCCTGTGCGGTGTAGCCGGAGAAAAGTGCGAATTCGTCGGCACGGTGTCCGACATGGAGTGTCACCTGGTCGAGTGCGTCGCCGACGAAAGCGAATGCGCCAGGTGCCGTCAACCAGTCACTCGCAGCGACGCCGTCGACCACTACCGGCACTGCACGGCTGATCTTACCGCGACGTCGCTAGGACAGGCGGCGACCTGCTTTGTTCCGTCATCTGTCTTCCAGAAGCTGAGTGCCATCAAAGAGGACGTGGAATATTTGCGTCAACACTTGACATTGTCAGAAGACTGGGAGGAGGGATCGAGCGATGGCGCCGACGTGACCTCGTCTTTGATCGACAGCGTGGTAGGGCTTGTACGTGAACTGCTTCCGGTGGGAAAAGTAACGACGGACCAGGACCGCGTCTTCGCGCCTTCAGATTCTGCTAAGTTACTGTGGACCTTCGGGCCTTATCGAGGTGCGTCCAAGGCGGGCGTTTTCCTCGCGACGTGCGCCATAGAGACCGTGAATGCTCGCTGGGACTCGGACGACAACGGAAACGATGTGAACGTAACCAGCGAACAATGCACGGCCGCCGGATACACGTTCCGTATAAGAGCCCACTTCGTGAAATACACGAAGCAAGGTGTTCGCGTGGATTTCGCCTTCTTCCTAGAGAGTGGCGAGTGGGATGACCACATTGCATGGCCGTTTGCCAAGCAGTTCTCTCTCAAGCTGACCCATCCCGTGGACGCTAGTAGAGACGTCGCCCTGCCTGCGATCGCGGCCGATGAAGACAGTGCCAGGAAACCCATTCCCGGAGTTCCCAACGAAGGATATAAGACGGACACCATTGAATGGAGTCGCATTCTGAGGCACGGTTACATTGCCAAGAACAAGATCTATGTGACCGTTGAACTTGAGTAG